From the genome of Pieris brassicae chromosome Z, ilPieBrab1.1, whole genome shotgun sequence:
AAAGTTAGCTGCTGAACAACCacggctggtcaatcgctctaGGCCACTGCTGCTTCATGACAAGGCACACTTTGCACAACAGactgctaccaaattagaggaACTTTCTTGGGAATGTCTAACACACTGTACTGCCcagaccttgctccaacagattaccttTTTTCACCTTTTTCCAAATTTGgataacttcttgcaaggcaAAAAAtgaactctgatggggcagtcgaagccgccttcaaagattttattaattcccgtccgaattttttttttaataaaggtaTTAATGAACGACCTATAGGATAGCAAAAGTGCATCGATAGCAATTGTAcctacattaattatttaaatatattccatttttaaaaaatctacttttcTCTacttcctcccatacaaaacgacaatttcatatgtgatttatttatacagcTCAAAAACTAGCAGATAATACACATAAATTACCGGAGCCAAACTCTGAAAGTAGATACTCCTTACAGGCTCAGTCCATCCAAAAATGTCACTTGTAAGTTTAAGAAGTAATAGAACACCTTAAAAAAGCTTTGTCCCCTAATTCTCGACTAAAACATTGTTAATACTTTCTAatagtttcaaataaatttagaaggtgttatatatattataaactttaaggCTGATGTGGTATATTGAATGGTACGCTGAAGTCCCATACGAGTTGCCTGTGCTGTACTGGTGTACTAGAGTGTTGCAAGTGACGATTCAAGGGGATTGTTTACCTAGATATGAATCTATACATGATTTATTCGAAACTCACGGCATTATAATTTTGATGCGtgagtattatttaattatagaagTATTGTCCTCTCTTTGACTCTTTTAAAACggctaataattatttataaagcacgatatataggttattttatatagattgaATAATTTCACTAGTCTACAAAATTAGTCTAAACCTTATTATGTCGTACGACTTTGTCGTACGTATGATTGgaacatatgtatattgtaaacGTTACTTCACCCCGATTTATTTGCAGATCTATGCTATATATTGCTTAGTCAAAAGCTTCCACCAATAGAGAGAAGTCAAGTGGTTATAGCCGTTTGCCTCCAACTTCTGACTGGCgcagttaaaataaatgagaGCATTAACTGTTGTGTATATCCTGAGATAAAATGGCCTATTTCGACGTGTAGACTTTCACAAAAATTGTTGGATGACGTTTTGTACtccttgaaaaataattttattataagtgaTAAGTATGTACTTTCTACATCTAGCTCCTCTTTCAATAAGACAACATTAACGTTTTGATTCGTTTCAGGTGGATAATTTCTATAGTAGATTTTATCTGGGAAGCAATTGTTTGGAAAAAGAAATATAGAGAATATTTCATTGCTCACGATGGCTTGTATAAACTTCTTGATCTTATTACGGTTTGTActttatactataaaatttacGCGAGTTCCTTAAGAGCTAGGCCCCATTAGTACGTTGCGCTGCGTTGCGTTGCCGCAGCGTCGTCGCTGCgtcatttttcatatattttttataacatgcCCCACTAGACCGTTGCGTCGTCGCGATGTTTCAACGGATCGACGGACAAGAAACGAAGCGGGAGGGAGGGTGATGCGCTGCGTTGTCGAAGCGCCGCTACGACGACGGACAGTGATCAGGATGGACCAGAGGAGGAAGCTAGACGAGCGTAACGACATCCATTGCGAAGGCTGAACTGAGACGCAGCCAGTGTTGCTGCGACGCTCTTGCGCTGCGACATCGTGCGTCGGCACAACGCAGGTGTGGCATACAATGCGCTGTTCCGTTATGACGACGCGACGCAACGCACTAATGGGGCCTCGCTCTAAGAGATCACGTTGTCTTATTAGAGGCACTATAGATATAGCTAGTAGCAGAAATATTTAGCTGAAGAATGTGACCGTCTGTTTTTGCCACAATGTATCAAAACTATTTATCAACAAACATTTTCGATGCTACTAAGGCAGTCACGGCAATATCTAATTTAATGAAACTGTCATCAAGTATTTCTAACAAGCATTCACATTTGATGGCAAAgtcaagtcaaaaatcatttattcatatagataacacaacgtacacttatgaacgtcaaaaaaggaaatatggattaaatgcttctaattttacatttactgccagttttctagaacggaagagaaggcgatgaactctccgccactctttttaatcgctaagttctattgttttacacaacgtttgtaaggagctgcaaccattacaccgtgttccacatgacatcttaagtaataaataataataaaataaattaaaaacagattTGTCTCGAATTGTCAAGGAGGatcaggaggcatggtgaaatgcGAGCACGCACTTCCATTCTCGTGTGATTCTAATGCAATATGGGTTATATTTCCACTTTTATATCGTTAAAGTGAACCCTCATATATAAACCCTAATCTACAGATTGAACGAATTGATTTGTCTCGAAAGCcactttattactatttaacaACGACTGTTATTGGTATTGTAACGATTCTATTTTGCTTaacttatacattattattacttattaataatatgtaagtaaataatacatatataaaattatagtacTGTTACATTCCTAACATTGTCAGTGGATAATACTATGTGAGTTTAAGATTTTAGGGTTTAACAGGTTTAATTGCTTTAATGATATGGTAACCCAAAAACAATTAATGGTtaaactttccaatatggaccaTCGATATTTGAGGGAGAGGGGGGTGGAGGGAGTTGAGAGCTATCCCCCTGTGTCATCCCCAGCCTGCGGAACCCCATGGTTATGGAGATATTCATGGTTAAAGTCTTAGGGTTCGAATGGTAACGATTTTGCAACCGTGTCCCGAAATTGATGATACTCCAAGTGATTTTTGCTGCCGGAGTTGCGTCTAAGTATTAAGAAAACTTaccttattttttaactttaaagttttagaataataacccCCCAACCACGCTTCACGCTCCAGATACAGatacagttatttaaaaaaatattaatatactaacctaacctaaccgaacaatagataataattggATTTTGGACAGCTCCGGCggtacgggaaatgcagcccctccacccttgcgtaccaaagtacaggcattttattcaagcatATTCTTGCATAATGCCTGTCCTTTGTTACAGCGGGTAGGGACTGCTCTTCATCCGCGCCTTCGAGAtcttatatacactctaggggtaggacAGACAAGACCACGTGGACTGCAcgctattaaacaaaataaatggcctaaaaacaaatttagttttccgcaaaaagtatcgatacctgagtagtatcgatactttcaaagtcttgagtactatctacaaaaaatatgGGCATTTGAATCGATGGTCCACGTAGAAAAGTTTATCGTCGATACCTGAGTGGtatgaaattgaaaattttagaaaCTCTACACTAAATGAAACGCGAAGtgattgacaattgacatcaattatttgccaaattattttgtaattgcattttatttgcgaatttgtatgaatagttaaaaaaatgtacctCATGAAACGTAATTTTCCGCAACCTAATACTTTGCAAAACgctttcttttagtgagtactatctacaaaaaaaatggagggaaagagagagagaacaatttttatttaaatgtaaaatattgcaCGCTATCAGCGGTTTTAAGtgtaaagaatttttgaaCTTTGACAAATAACAAAGCCGCTTAAAAAGTAATAGTAGTTGGTACGAGTATATGCTGTATCTTAGTTAATGATCTATGTTTTTAAAGATGACGAGGCCACCGGTTCAGTGTATCGCATTGGCCGTAGTGTGTGACATCGTGAGAAGTGGAGAAGCGATCGGGCAGTTGGTTACCTGGAGAGCGACTATAGGCGCTTCCAACgttgtaaattaattcaattaatatttcattttattgtaatatcattttaaatacataataattgttttgtaatcTACTCTTTAGCTAATCTTGTTTCTGTTAAGTTATCCAGAAcacaaataattcaatttaatgttttgtttaatatctcAGTCACTTACCACGGAGCTTTATATAGGtagaatgtttaattatttcgaaACTGGTGGCCCTGTGTcaaatttgatacatttttgacaaaaataaatcacaCTTAGCCCTAACTCTTGAATACGAATAATGAATATCACTCTAATACaaataggaataaaatattctgtAGTTACTTGAGGCGTATAGTATGTTTTTAAGAaagaaattagttttatttagttgGTACAAAAGTCGGATTAGTAAGGATTATTCACGAGTCTcctatttatgtatatgttcCTGCATTTTATAGAGCCCCAACGTCGTCAAACGAGGTTCCAACATTGCTGGTCTGTTAGCAGCGGTATTCCGTAACGAGTGTTTAGCAACACAAGTAGCTATTGACGATTTGGGAGTATTACAAAGTGAGTTTTTAATACagctttaaaaactaatttaggAGTTCACGGATGACCTTTTACGTTCAAATTTAGGATTCTGATGTGAGATCAGACGCTATCGCTAACACAAGTTATTTCGACCTAAGCCAGTTCTCCCGCACTgacgacggcccaagccgaggtccgCAGTCTCGCAGAAGACGCACTATCGCTAGTCCTGGAAAACACCCATTCTTAAGGCAGAGCTAGGCTCCTCAAAACAGCCCGATCTGAACTTGACAGCGAGTCTTCCTTCCTCGGTCCTccaaattttctttaaaagttgACAACTTGCCAATACGAAAGACTTTTTTAAGTAGGGGTTAGACATACAAATTTCTAGGCAACGCGTCGAGCGTACCTGGTAAATAAATAGTGATACTCGGATCGCCTAAGCTGGCGCACTTGTAGACATAGCGGACATTATTTCTAGTATTTTtccacattaagaaaaacactttttgaacggattaaagctatgtattattattaaaacttataataattatttacataattcttgttaaattaatttcttgttaagttaaaaaaaaattatgacgtttcgcgtgcttttcagcatgcgtggtcacggtgagaattatgtaaataattataagttttaataataatacatagctttaatccgttcaaaaagtgtttttcttaatgattatttctgtaaatttttgttttcgcAAACATTTAGTTTGGATGTAAGCATtactttaaagaatatatgCTTGTACATATCAAATGATCATTCTAGTCTTCACTTCTGACCGTTTCACGTCTCTCTCACTGAGCACAATTTATAGGTTAACCATATCTTTTCAGATTTGGACTATCCCATCTTATCAACCagcttaaaagaaaatatgatagaaaaaataaacaatgcagAAACGCTTAGGACTATTTGTCCCGAATGTTGCTTTATAGCATCAGATCTAGCAGGATCACGTCTCTCCAAGGTCGCCGATGTTCGATACATTATCATAGTTTAATATAGCATAAAGCTTATACGTTTTTGTATACTTTTGTAGAGCATGCATGCTTAAAAATGGTATTTTTAAGGCGAAATGGGAAATCTAAACAGTGACGACCTATTAATATGTTGTTTaagcttataaaaattaagcatTCTATATTACAGGCATACGCTATTCTTCAATTACTCTCGGAAGATCTATCTTACAAAGTTACTCTGGCGGATGAGGCCTACAATCTATATAAGAATATACAATTATCACCAGAAGAGGAGGTAACACTGGTTAACATAAattgaaacttaaaaaatgcaaaatatttattttaatatcatatatttttgtatacctACTTGTTACAGCCAGGTTACAGCGTGTATTATAGCTGTTAAGATAATATGCTAACTGATAAACTTTACTTTAAATCAGTTATATTTCAGACTATTTTAGTACTTTGCTCACACTTTCTTACtataaaattgaatgaatgttGGTTCGAGACAAAAGCTCGGAGCAAAAGGTTTTTACCTCAAGATGAGGAGGCATTTGaagaatttattcaaataagcaagtaaaatatttttatataataattattatacaattaaacaaacatttattaaatttatattcgtAGCGGCTGGGCAAAAGAAATAAAGAGACTGCAAGAAGACGTAATTACAAAGGAtatacataaagtatgttctttactttattttagtacatATACCTTTTATGCCAATAGCTATTTTCcttgtatatgttttaatatataagtaatgaAAAACATATATGTGGTTTAGTTTTTCTAAGATATTTACCATCatttttaacacatttaaCTGCGTTCGATTTCTAGCACAACAATTATAGTTTGTGTTGGTAGGGACTATGGACTCTTAAGgcataacattatttaaaacaaattattttagaagtgctatattcatttaattttcagGATCTTACACACGAAAGTTCATTGTACGATTTTCTCGCGCGCGTGCGTTTAAATATTGCATTAGATGCATTGCGTGAGGTGCGTTGTGTAGCACGCTCAGCAGATCGATCTCAAATGGTGCATGCCATGCTTCACGATGCTGTCCAGGCGCACCATCGCCGTACTCAAGCCGCTAGGCAATTAAATACAACAGTGTTACGAACGTTTGGACCGGCGCTTGATGATCAGGTTAGGTTAACctaacacaataaaattaaggACAAGTTATATCGTATTAACAAATAGGCTCGAGGTGTTTATGCGAGTCAGAGTTACCGCTACCGtgcttaatgttttattaatacggTCACAAAATCTAATGATTAAtctaattacttaaatatttaagctaGTATATGGCAATGAGTTTAGTTAACTTCTGCTTGTTTGTATGGTGTGTCTATAAATACTAAAGGATTTTAGTAACCATCAACTCTTAATGTGCGTCTCTGATTGGGATACCCTCTTTTTctgtaaaacaaattatatggTAGCTGGTTGGGATTTTAACAACCCTGTGGGTTTGACAAGCATGTTTATATATCGTTTCCTTTGAAAAGTCTGacctacatttttataaaacaaatataagtgAAACTGTTGTACAAATATTTAGCGAGAAGTCGAGAGAAGAATTTTAGAGAAGTCATCTTTGATATCAAAGTATAAGTGAGCactctatattttattaataaaatcattatttttcagaATATTACTGGTCAGTACGTTAAAGTCTACAGTATCTTTCCTACAAATAAACCAAAACCGAAGGAAGAGTTTTCGTCAGCATAATCAACAATTTGTTGAAACTAAAAATCTTGGTATTCAGTGAATCCGGACTCTTTTATTTggactttaattaaattaaatatttcaatctataaattagtaagtgatttatttatgcctaatattgtaaatataaataaggaaGGAAACTTATTTTAACACGTGCACAAAGAAAGGCTGTTCTATAATCACGAGTATATTGAATAAAGTATTATACAGTAAATTGTTAGCTACGAACAAGAAAAAAACCAATAAGCAAACCTTTACAATGTAAACTTACTATCGCCTATAAACTATAATAGAATGCCCTTTAGATTTTCCTATATTATGGAATTGATGGTCTCTATGATGAAATATAatcagattttattaattaaaattatttgcatcTTATAAGAAACTTGAAAGTCATGTGAAAAAACatgcaaaaatattaaccgaacaataaaaagatatacaatattttaaatgcattcAAATCACAATCAGATGGCTCGTAAGATGATGATAAATCAGTAACCAACCATTCATACAGTATTTGGTAATATAGAAATCTTCGGGGCtgattaaaaataaccttaaatataaaagcaacatacattataattgGCCATTACAATAGACTTTTTGACTAGTAACATTATTTagacatttaaattgtataacatGTAGTCATTACACACTTATTAACTTTACAATATTCGATTTCACATTGTGTATAGAATTACGCGACATTAGCCGTAAAttcaaacttaatattttataactcaaatttaatatatcgACTTGAAAGtcgaaatagaaatatttttatataaattttcattgtttttgcAATTAATTGCACattgtacatttaaataatgccTAGTTAAGTCTTAGTTACATTAATAAGCACAGCTTAATGTTAGTAGTCTTAATATTGGCTAAAACTTTACACATGAAATGTCCACTTTGTTTCAAGTACTCTAAAGAGTGTTGAATACATACTTTTGTTCCTCCTTCCTCGTGTGTCTAACCCTCACTTCATATATAACGACATTTAATacatgattaattaaattaaaaactaaacgagCAAATCGAATCTAAAATCGTACAAACCATAATATATCATGCTTCaacttttttatactaaaactaGATTGTCCGTCTAGAAGTACAGTGATTGGCACTTCAACCTTATTGAAAGGCATTAacactaaatatatttgaaatttccAAGTCATAGAGTTATCATGACCGTTGCATGACTGATACTTCTAACTTAGGCATTGTGATTGTGTGCAAGACATTCAATACCGTAGTGACCAAGAAAtgggttaaataaaatatttttttaaataacacctGGTCATATTTTTTGATGATTCGTGAACgctgtaatatgtatttaggttatattttatatatccaaCGTTTAGTGGTTAAGATACAAAGTGACATACTCTTATACAATTCCAGTCTCACGAGTTTCTTGCATTCATATGCTTAGCATAACCATGTATCTAAGCACCAAGATATACTAAGTTATAGAATCGACCCAATTAAATCGATATTTCTCTTCGATTTAGTTCAAACACAATAGTGCCTTAAGCGTAAACAttgttagttaaataattattttacatttaatattaaatttatgttaactaAACAAATCAATCGTAAACTTATATATCCTATACAATAACTTGGTATACGAAGGCATTTTTTATCTAGGTCATTTTGCCCTGAGTTATACTTACATTTTTGAAGACAACATTCAtacagtaatatattttatttggccACTACCAAATATTTACCATAAGTAAAACtacttattacaataaattaatttttgcacTCTTTAATAGGATACAAATGGCGTCCAATTCTTCAGAACTTGAAATCCCAAGGCCCTTAGTccgtaaaataagttttataatggGGTCACGaagttatttcataaaaacaatgGTATGGCCAAACAATGGTATAAACATACCATGGCAACACATACTGGAATTTAGCCTACGGTTTAAAAGAACGCTGATTCTCATGAATCATTGATACATGCGTGATGTATCCATCAAAATAACTCTGAGACATATGGCGCAATGAATAATTAACTACGGAATGTAAAAACAATGCATTTCAAATCATacgtaattaaaatgaaatttatcgTCTTCTAATAATTgcatctataataatattcgtgGATCTGACACCATTCATATAAGATGTTCGTACtaccaataatttatttgtaatagttATCTATATGTCAGTATGTTCGGCTAAGGCCTTGGTTTGCTAAGCATCAGTGTTAGACAGCCGTATCTTAACGCACGCAGTTACGCACATAAGCACTAATTCAATGACGGGCAGACGGCCTATACCTACTTTGTACAGTTGGGAAAATGAAGGTGACATACCCGTTTCTTAACAGGCCCCAAAATAATATGATTACTTTCAAAATtcgcaaaatataaattatgactattatgatttttaacttcattaaacccacttatttatttagacaaagACACGTGGGAAGCGcgataaataactaaaataattcgaGAGGCCAATCTCGTAAATTTGTCTGAGTTTgacaaagtttaaaaataactgcgtcaaatatttgtttgcgTCAATCAACACGCATAAGGGATTGATATTACTAAAGAATTTGATACTATATCAAACTCATGGTAAATCTTAGAGAGGTGCagaaaaatcttaatttaatcttataagaaattaaatagtGAAATTTTGCAAATACCACCTGGAGGCGAAGTAGCCTTTTGCGTAGCGGAAAAGGTTACATACCGTAACTGAAAACGGAAATCAACAAGATTTAagcattttaaacttttactagaaagaaaattcaaatatatttttatttatattacgttCACATTGTTCGAAAAAGATAAGTAGGTATAACGTAAAATTCTTTCCCTCTTCAGGTAGtgtccaattttttttctaaagaaCCGGTGTGGCAATTATGCGAACTAAAtctaactattattttaatttattcaccaaaattatatacatttttcatattaagAATCAAGATGATATCTGTCGAACTATAATGACGCAAGTGTTGTCAACAACAAAAGCGGTAATAGTAATGCTGATATACTCCTTCCGCACCGACTCAAGTAATGTATCGAGCCAGCTAGAGCTATCATActatatactaataaaatgtatataattttaggtGTGATCAGATCCGTATTCAGTATTACTGAACATAGACTCTACCATGCTGTCAAACTCGGGCACTGCCTCTTCATACATTTTGAGTTGCTGTGAAAGGTTCTCTGAATCGGTTGATATGGATTCATTCGTCCACGCCTCGCTAGCTGAACGCGCTTGTAAACATTCTTGGTAAAAATTTGCCAGTTCGGTTATTGGGCTGCCATCAGCAAACGGGAAATCCtgaagaaaaaatacaattaaatttttacataatataccgGAGTGACAGATTAACAGGATTCAATccaatttatttctaaaaaaataaacaatatttatttccggCTTACCATTAGACTGGCATATTTGTTATCCTTACACTTAGGCACTTCAACAGCTTTGCTTGCATCTAGAGGTAATGGAGGTTCAGCTTCAGAACTAGGACCGGGCTTTGAGAGAGCATCGGCCATTGACAATTTTATCTtctgtaaaaaattgttttagttaaattaattttcattttaatctGAAAAAGTAATGGTTTGTTATAacaaatatgatatattatatgtactgTGTAGATATATAATACTGTAAGATGTTTAACTTCTGTAGCTTAACAGGGGGATAGCAACTTAGCcatgaaacatttataaaattatcatcaTCAGTAACCTGAAAGTCAGTTTAGGAACAGTGTTATGAATTCCACTTAATGTAGGGTTATGATTGGTGATGTATGTATCTTTTTGTGCCTATTtcattgatatagttttaaggaGTCTTACTTTTTCCATTTTATCTTTTTCGGCTAATAGCCACTCCATTGGTGGTGCGGGTGGTAATTGTTGATATAATGCATCATGTAATTCTTTTAGTTTTATGGTATCTACAAAGGCACCAGCTGTTAAGGGTTTTGTAAGGTCAACTTTTTTCTTATCACTGTAATTTTTCCtgtaaattttgaataaattagttAAGTTTGAGTTTAGagacaaatttaaatgtatttaaatttaagatgaTTTATCAGAGAGTTAGTTTGCACTTTTTTCTATATCATGACGGACTTAGGGTCAATTGCCAATACATATGGGAAAATTATcatgtttaaatgtaaataagagACAGAAACATGGTTGCTTCCTTAAATAACATACCTAGGAATTTCCTTTGGAAAATGGTCACTTTTGACCATTATGTCACTATTGGATATATTTTGAACTTCACCATAGCTTGGTACCCTACTTCTAGGTTCTGGCAAAATTGTCATTTCAGTTCTATATGAAACCTCAATTTCTATAGTACCTATTGGCATGTGCAATTCACCaacctttatatttttatacttcttACCTATAGaaacaaaacacataaatacatacaacagaccaataaaattttgggcttatattatagattttttaaagtaatattccTAATAATAGTTAGTTTCCCAGGAATACACCATATCAGCATTCATTTATTTAGCATAACAAATAGTGTACTCTTTTTTCATACAATAATTCACAGGCAACAGCTAGTAAgttgtcaaaaaaaatatcattagaAAAAATCATACCAAGAAGATCCAAATTTGGCTGGCCCCCATATATCTTATGTGAGATTTTATAGCAATCTTTGTTTTGCAAGCGAGACATTTTGTATGCTGGTGTTATTCTAGATATGCTCAAGGttgattttaacattatacTCATTCTATAGTATATAGTTGATATGGAAGTAATGGTTGCATCATGAAGGGGACCTATTTTTACAGTCCAAAACTCCAAGACCATGTCATCGCCATCATTAGTATGTAAGGATATTTCAATACAGAGGACATTTGAGAGTGCTTGTATGACCTCACCATTTAGAACACGTTTCGTGTCATTGTTTACATCTGGTACATCTGGTATTGAAAGATTAAACTGcaacattaaataaactttctttacataaaactatacaaatacagatttttaaatatctatttattcattaggGTAGAACCTACTTACccattgtaaattatttggGATACATGTTGTATCACATATAACATTATCATCTGATGATTTTGTAGTGTTGTACAGATGAACAATTTTTCTCCCTTGTCGACTTTGAACTACAATTTGCGCAATTTTTAAAGtcaatatttttgtgaatttatATAGCTTTAATCGGTCCTGAGCATCTGCACTAGACATTTTTCTGATTTTcttggttttattatattttattttcacctTCAGTTATTTGTAGGAAAACATTATtcatctatataaaaatcaaagaaaGTGCCAACATGATACTAACTGATAACGACTTATTACACTttgtaatcaaataataatatacaggGCCAAATTGTTCACTTCAagagaataattattatttaatcgcACATAACaaactaacaaataaaattatttggtttTCCTAGAGTTCATGCTTCAACcttgtgtattaaaataattgctttATTCTTACTTTATAATCTGTGGAGACAGGTTTCAACTCCTCCACTGATAGGAACCAtagattacataatatatttctaggGTATAAAGTAAGACCAAAACAATCTTTAATGGATTAAATTCAAACAGTTCATATAATAGTTAGCCTGGGGCTTGAGACAAAAACACTCATCGACGGATGTGACCCAGTAACGCCaaatttatgaatttgtaCGAATGTAGTCACGTCATCAGGCGTAAAGTATTATCGTTCCCATACATACTCGTTATAAGCGCGACTCAAGTGACCTGTCGAAAAGTGATTTTGTCTCAAGCCTGACTTAATACAACTCATAAGTAATCTGGGTAAACTGCTTTTTTTACATGTAATTACATAGTCCCAAAAAAGTTGAAGGAAACGAAGGAAGACTTACTCGAAATGGTTAAGTGTCTGACTTCAAACATTGGCTGCTTACTTCCCAAAACCGagattaaagatatttacaGGCAACGCTCTTAGAAGAAAAGGTATTAAAAACT
Proteins encoded in this window:
- the LOC123718542 gene encoding autophagy-related protein 13 homolog isoform X2, which encodes MSSADAQDRLKLYKFTKILTLKIAQIVVQSRQGRKIVHLYNTTKSSDDNVICDTTCIPNNLQWFNLSIPDVPDVNNDTKRVLNGEVIQALSNVLCIEISLHTNDGDDMVLEFWTVKIGPLHDATITSISTIYYRMSIMLKSTLSISRITPAYKMSRLQNKDCYKISHKIYGGQPNLDLLGKKYKNIKVGELHMPIGTIEIEVSYRTEMTILPEPRSRVPSYGEVQNISNSDIMVKSDHFPKEIPRKNYSDKKKVDLTKPLTAGAFVDTIKLKELHDALYQQLPPAPPMEWLLAEKDKMEKKIKLSMADALSKPGPSSEAEPPLPLDASKAVEVPKCKDNKYASLMDFPFADGSPITELANFYQECLQARSASEAWTNESISTDSENLSQQLKMYEEAVPEFDSMVESMFSNTEYGSDHT
- the LOC123718542 gene encoding autophagy-related protein 13 homolog isoform X1, producing the protein MSSADAQDRLKLYKFTKILTLKIAQIVVQSRQGRKIVHLYNTTKSSDDNVICDTTCIPNNLQWKVYLMLQFNLSIPDVPDVNNDTKRVLNGEVIQALSNVLCIEISLHTNDGDDMVLEFWTVKIGPLHDATITSISTIYYRMSIMLKSTLSISRITPAYKMSRLQNKDCYKISHKIYGGQPNLDLLGKKYKNIKVGELHMPIGTIEIEVSYRTEMTILPEPRSRVPSYGEVQNISNSDIMVKSDHFPKEIPRKNYSDKKKVDLTKPLTAGAFVDTIKLKELHDALYQQLPPAPPMEWLLAEKDKMEKKIKLSMADALSKPGPSSEAEPPLPLDASKAVEVPKCKDNKYASLMDFPFADGSPITELANFYQECLQARSASEAWTNESISTDSENLSQQLKMYEEAVPEFDSMVESMFSNTEYGSDHT